From Roseibium alexandrii DFL-11, the proteins below share one genomic window:
- a CDS encoding LacI family DNA-binding transcriptional regulator yields MDDPGSRPATIEDVAKLAGVSIATVSRALRSPEKVAESTRKKVTAAIARTGYTANAMAQNLRMQRSQMVLVLASAIADPNFAGILTGLEKAANDRGYGVLIGNTEGTTGLEQNYLRFLSTGMADGLILLTGHIPVAGEPQTPLTALPPIIATERPVDRADISYVGVDDVASAKMATEYLISLGHRRIVFISGGPADVRSDLRHSGYQKGLMESAVTLRDWRLEGDGSAESGRAAVERLFIKDDLPTAFFCFNDNTAIGVISALQMRGYRVPVDFSVLGFDDIPFANNFTPGLTTIRQPRQHIGEMAMSLLLDKLANRTLSVQTHLLHGDLIVRESCAGVRKDR; encoded by the coding sequence ATGGATGATCCGGGCAGCCGGCCGGCGACCATTGAAGACGTCGCAAAGCTTGCGGGCGTGTCTATCGCGACTGTCAGCCGTGCCCTTCGTTCCCCGGAGAAAGTCGCCGAGAGCACTCGCAAGAAGGTAACGGCTGCCATTGCTCGGACCGGCTACACAGCCAACGCAATGGCTCAAAATCTTCGGATGCAGCGCTCGCAGATGGTCCTGGTGCTGGCCTCAGCCATTGCCGATCCGAATTTTGCCGGCATTCTCACGGGATTGGAAAAAGCCGCCAATGACCGCGGCTATGGCGTTCTGATAGGCAATACCGAGGGGACAACCGGATTGGAGCAAAACTACCTTCGCTTCTTGTCAACCGGCATGGCGGACGGCCTGATTTTGCTGACGGGGCACATTCCAGTTGCCGGAGAACCGCAGACGCCTCTTACAGCCCTCCCGCCTATCATTGCCACCGAACGGCCTGTAGATCGGGCCGATATCAGTTATGTGGGTGTTGACGATGTCGCGAGTGCAAAGATGGCAACCGAATACCTCATTTCACTCGGTCACCGCAGGATCGTTTTCATTTCAGGCGGTCCCGCGGATGTCCGCAGCGACCTGAGGCATTCGGGCTACCAGAAGGGCTTGATGGAATCCGCAGTGACCCTGCGCGACTGGCGGCTGGAAGGGGATGGTTCGGCGGAAAGTGGCCGCGCTGCGGTCGAGCGCCTTTTCATCAAGGATGATCTTCCTACCGCGTTTTTCTGTTTTAACGACAATACGGCGATCGGTGTCATATCGGCACTTCAAATGCGGGGTTACCGCGTACCGGTAGATTTCTCGGTACTTGGGTTCGACGACATTCCTTTTGCCAACAACTTCACACCGGGCCTGACCACGATCCGCCAGCCCCGTCAACATATTGGGGAGATGGCGATGTCACTCCTGCTGGATAAACTGGCCAACCGGACACTCTCGGTTCAAACGCATCTTCTGCACGGCGATCTGATCGTTCGGGAAAGCTGCGCGGGCGTTCGAAAGGACCGCTAA
- a CDS encoding ABC transporter ATP-binding protein has translation MGQITLKQVTKRFGNVEVIPSLDLEIGDGEFTVFVGPSGCGKSTLLRLIAGLEDITSGQILIDGQDATSVPPAKRGLAMVFQSYALYPHMSVRKNIAFPLRMAKLDKVEQDRRVEQAAAVLNLTDYLDRRPGQLSGGQRQRVAIGRAIVREPSAFLFDEPLSNLDAALRVGMRLEISELHERLKTTMIYVTHDQVEAMTMADKIVVLRAGNIEQVGSPLELYKNPRNKFVAGFIGSPKMNFIEGAEAAEHGAHTIGIRPEHITVSETEGQWSGVVSVSEHLGSDTFFHVHESGLAETLTVRAGGEVGFRHGDKIYMTPRTDVIHKFDVNGLRMA, from the coding sequence ATGGGACAAATCACACTCAAGCAGGTGACCAAGAGGTTCGGCAACGTTGAAGTCATTCCCTCGCTCGATCTCGAAATCGGGGACGGAGAATTCACGGTCTTTGTCGGCCCATCCGGATGTGGCAAGTCCACATTGCTCCGGCTGATTGCCGGTCTGGAAGACATTACTTCCGGACAGATTCTGATCGATGGACAGGATGCGACCAGCGTCCCACCGGCCAAACGGGGTCTGGCTATGGTCTTCCAATCCTATGCGCTTTATCCGCATATGTCGGTACGCAAGAACATCGCGTTTCCCCTGCGCATGGCAAAGCTCGACAAGGTCGAACAAGACCGCAGGGTCGAACAGGCCGCTGCTGTCCTGAACCTCACCGACTATCTCGACCGGCGCCCCGGACAACTCTCCGGTGGTCAGCGCCAGCGCGTTGCAATCGGCCGGGCAATTGTCCGCGAGCCATCCGCCTTCCTCTTCGACGAACCGTTGTCAAACCTTGATGCGGCCCTGCGGGTCGGCATGCGGCTGGAGATTTCAGAGCTTCACGAACGCCTTAAGACCACGATGATCTACGTGACCCATGATCAGGTTGAAGCCATGACCATGGCGGACAAAATTGTTGTCCTGCGTGCAGGCAACATCGAGCAGGTAGGATCGCCACTGGAACTCTACAAAAACCCACGCAACAAGTTCGTCGCCGGGTTTATCGGATCACCGAAGATGAACTTCATTGAAGGCGCAGAAGCCGCTGAGCATGGCGCGCACACAATCGGTATTCGCCCTGAACACATCACTGTTTCTGAAACTGAAGGGCAATGGTCGGGCGTTGTCAGCGTTTCGGAACACCTGGGCTCCGACACGTTCTTCCACGTGCACGAATCCGGGCTTGCTGAAACCCTCACTGTTCGAGCTGGTGGTGAAGTCGGCTTCCGGCATGGCGACAAGATCTACATGACGCCGCGCACTGATGTCATTCACAAATTCGATGTCAACGGTCTGAGGATGGCATGA
- a CDS encoding sugar ABC transporter ATP-binding protein: MQHHSPQLEAVIEAVNISKSFGPVPVLFSVSMDIRAGEVHALIGENGAGKSTLMKILSGFHDPTTGHIKLDGTTTELPPNGAAEKLGIVLIHQELNLAEQMTVEENVFLGRELKSRGFLDRAGMRSLVQKYLDDVGLDISPSDRISDLTIAQKQMVEIVKAVSRNARILIMDEPTAVLTEEETEIFFRQVQKLKQTGVGIVFVSHKLNEVKAIADRVTVLRDGQWIDTRLANELTPDAMAQMMVGRELSDLYPPMHEADVDADLVLEVQNLSTPGAHNVSFNLRKGEILGFSGLIGSGRTAVFEAICGLAPVEGGRVRLFGTEVSALSVAAARDAGLAYLTKDRKEKGLLLDKKMQPNLTLFALPKFIKNFTLDSTAEANALERAIRRFDVRARDQDIVVGKLSGGNQQKLLLAKIMECDPKIVVIDEPTRGIDVGTKQQIYHFIAALAAEGVSVVVISSEMPEIIGICHRVVVMREGQITGVLTGDHINENEIMRYAAGLKREELH, from the coding sequence ATGCAACACCATTCGCCCCAGCTGGAGGCGGTGATTGAGGCCGTCAACATCAGCAAATCCTTTGGGCCGGTGCCTGTGCTGTTCAGCGTCAGCATGGACATTCGGGCGGGTGAGGTTCATGCCCTGATCGGAGAGAATGGCGCGGGCAAGTCGACCTTGATGAAAATCCTGTCCGGTTTCCACGACCCGACGACCGGTCACATCAAGCTCGACGGCACGACGACCGAACTCCCTCCCAATGGCGCCGCCGAAAAACTTGGCATCGTTCTGATCCACCAGGAACTCAATCTAGCGGAACAGATGACGGTTGAGGAAAACGTCTTTCTGGGACGGGAACTGAAATCAAGGGGATTTCTGGACCGGGCGGGCATGAGATCCCTTGTGCAAAAGTATTTGGATGATGTCGGTCTCGACATCTCCCCTTCTGACCGAATTTCAGATCTCACCATTGCACAAAAGCAAATGGTTGAAATCGTCAAAGCCGTCAGCAGAAACGCACGTATCCTCATTATGGACGAGCCGACAGCCGTATTGACGGAAGAGGAAACGGAAATCTTCTTTCGGCAAGTTCAGAAGTTGAAACAAACTGGCGTCGGCATTGTGTTTGTGTCGCACAAGCTGAATGAAGTTAAAGCTATTGCGGACCGGGTGACCGTCCTGCGCGACGGGCAATGGATCGACACCCGCCTGGCAAACGAACTGACCCCGGACGCCATGGCCCAGATGATGGTAGGCCGGGAACTTTCTGACCTTTATCCGCCGATGCACGAAGCGGATGTAGACGCAGACTTGGTCCTGGAGGTTCAAAACCTCTCAACGCCCGGCGCTCACAATGTCAGCTTCAATCTGCGCAAAGGCGAAATCCTGGGGTTTTCGGGACTGATCGGGTCAGGCCGAACAGCGGTCTTTGAGGCCATTTGTGGATTGGCGCCTGTCGAGGGCGGCAGGGTCCGGCTTTTTGGAACCGAAGTCAGCGCCCTATCCGTTGCCGCAGCAAGAGACGCAGGGCTTGCCTACCTTACGAAGGACAGGAAGGAGAAAGGGTTGCTTCTGGACAAGAAGATGCAGCCCAATCTAACCCTGTTTGCCTTGCCGAAATTCATCAAAAACTTCACCCTCGACAGTACCGCTGAAGCCAATGCGCTTGAGCGCGCCATCCGGCGTTTCGATGTCCGGGCACGGGACCAGGATATCGTTGTCGGAAAGCTCTCCGGCGGCAACCAGCAGAAATTGCTGCTCGCGAAAATCATGGAATGCGATCCGAAGATCGTTGTCATTGATGAACCCACCCGCGGGATCGATGTCGGCACCAAACAACAGATTTATCATTTCATCGCTGCGCTGGCAGCGGAAGGCGTTTCGGTCGTGGTGATATCCTCGGAGATGCCGGAAATCATCGGAATTTGCCACCGTGTTGTGGTCATGCGGGAAGGCCAGATCACCGGAGTACTGACCGGAGATCACATCAACGAAAACGAAATCATGCGCTATGCCGCCGGGCTGAAACGGGAGGAACTCCATTGA
- a CDS encoding mannitol dehydrogenase family protein — protein sequence MDELIPLSDATLSTIPSRVTKPRYDRSALTPGIVHIGVGNFHRAHQAWYLHRLMQDGHAHDWAIIGAGVRPYDAAMRDKLVAQDCLTTLVELNPSKTSAEIVGSMTGYLPIAADNAPLIQQMADPAIRIVALTVTEGGYYIDPVTKEFDRRHADIQHDAQHPETPKTAFGAMVAGLKLRRDQGHGPFTGLSCDNLLANGQILRQTVLGLARLSDPNLADWIDANCTFPNSMVDCIVPATGSREIALAREFGLDDKAPVSHETFRQWVLEDRFCAGRPEWEKVGATFTDNVHGYEMMKLRLLNAGHQVIANAGEILSLSTIADCMAHPLISAMFSKVLKDEIVPHVSAVPKMTPAQYVDLIRSRFSNPAVLDTTRRVAFDGSSRHTGFVLPAIEDGLENGTPIEGLALVEALWARMCEGSREDGSRIETNDPYWSQRTDAAQNARLRPLAWLEQSDVYGDLAANARFATAFEHWLGRIWSDGCETALREYLQIAQTATARSASNPG from the coding sequence ATGGATGAGCTGATACCTCTTTCAGATGCGACCTTGTCTACAATTCCTTCCAGAGTCACCAAGCCAAGATATGATCGCTCTGCTCTGACACCTGGAATTGTCCATATCGGTGTCGGCAATTTCCATCGGGCTCATCAGGCCTGGTATCTGCATCGGTTGATGCAGGACGGGCATGCCCATGATTGGGCCATCATAGGCGCCGGCGTACGGCCATATGATGCTGCCATGCGGGACAAACTCGTCGCGCAAGATTGCCTGACGACGCTGGTTGAATTGAACCCTTCGAAAACAAGTGCAGAAATCGTCGGTTCCATGACCGGCTACCTGCCAATCGCAGCGGACAATGCCCCCCTCATTCAGCAAATGGCCGATCCTGCCATTCGCATCGTCGCCTTAACGGTCACAGAGGGCGGCTACTACATAGATCCGGTCACGAAGGAATTCGATAGACGGCACGCTGACATCCAGCACGATGCGCAGCACCCAGAAACGCCAAAAACCGCGTTCGGTGCCATGGTCGCAGGATTAAAGCTGCGCCGTGATCAAGGACACGGCCCCTTTACCGGACTGAGTTGCGACAATCTTTTGGCCAATGGCCAGATCCTGCGTCAAACCGTCCTTGGCCTCGCCCGTCTTTCGGATCCGAATCTGGCGGACTGGATTGACGCAAACTGCACCTTTCCCAACTCCATGGTCGATTGCATTGTCCCAGCAACCGGTTCTCGGGAGATCGCACTTGCCCGCGAATTCGGTCTGGATGACAAGGCACCCGTCTCTCACGAAACCTTCCGTCAGTGGGTTTTGGAAGACAGGTTTTGTGCTGGCCGCCCCGAATGGGAGAAGGTTGGGGCGACGTTTACCGACAATGTCCACGGTTACGAGATGATGAAGTTGCGGCTGCTGAATGCGGGGCATCAGGTCATCGCAAACGCCGGAGAGATCCTGTCACTGAGCACCATTGCTGACTGCATGGCGCATCCTCTAATTTCGGCTATGTTCTCAAAAGTCCTGAAAGACGAAATTGTTCCGCATGTTTCTGCGGTTCCGAAAATGACCCCTGCCCAGTATGTCGACCTTATTCGGAGCCGTTTTTCAAACCCGGCCGTCTTGGACACCACGCGGCGCGTTGCCTTTGACGGGTCTTCCCGGCACACAGGCTTTGTGCTGCCGGCTATAGAAGATGGTCTTGAGAACGGCACGCCAATCGAGGGATTGGCCCTCGTGGAAGCCCTTTGGGCCAGAATGTGCGAAGGCTCGAGAGAAGATGGGTCTCGGATAGAAACCAACGACCCCTATTGGTCACAGCGCACGGACGCGGCGCAAAACGCGCGCTTAAGACCGCTCGCGTGGCTGGAGCAGTCCGACGTCTATGGCGACCTCGCCGCAAACGCACGGTTTGCCACTGCATTCGAACACTGGCTTGGGCGCATCTGGTCAGACGGTTGCGAGACCGCACTGCGCGAGTATCTACAAATTGCCCAGACCGCGACCGCGAGGTCTGCGAGCAACCCTGGCTAA
- a CDS encoding L-iditol 2-dehydrogenase — MKRLEGKSALITGAARGIGLAFARAYIAEGAKVAIADIDGARANQTADDLGPAAIAVEMDVTRQDSIDQAVETTVSALGQIDILINNAAIFTAAPIVEIERADFARTLDINVAGTLFTMQAVARHMIERGGGGKIINMASQAGRRGEPLVAVYCATKAAVISLTQSAALNLIEHGINVNAIAPGVVDGEHWDGVDAFFAKYENKAPGQKKREVGEAVPFGRMGTADDLTGMAVFLASSDADYILAQTYNVDGGQWMS; from the coding sequence ATGAAACGGCTCGAAGGAAAATCGGCGCTGATTACCGGGGCAGCGCGCGGTATCGGCCTTGCGTTTGCCCGGGCCTACATCGCCGAGGGGGCAAAAGTGGCAATCGCCGATATTGATGGCGCACGCGCAAACCAAACAGCTGACGATCTCGGCCCGGCAGCCATTGCCGTTGAAATGGACGTCACGCGGCAGGACAGCATCGACCAGGCGGTCGAGACGACGGTCTCAGCGCTCGGGCAGATCGACATTTTGATCAATAACGCAGCGATATTTACTGCAGCGCCGATTGTCGAGATCGAGCGCGCTGATTTCGCCCGTACCTTAGATATCAATGTCGCTGGTACCTTGTTCACGATGCAGGCAGTCGCCCGCCACATGATCGAACGTGGCGGCGGTGGCAAAATCATAAACATGGCAAGCCAGGCCGGCCGCCGGGGGGAACCGCTTGTTGCGGTTTATTGCGCCACCAAGGCCGCGGTCATCAGCTTGACCCAGTCGGCTGCCCTCAACCTGATCGAGCACGGCATCAATGTGAATGCCATCGCGCCCGGTGTGGTCGACGGTGAACATTGGGATGGCGTCGACGCCTTCTTTGCAAAGTATGAAAACAAGGCTCCGGGCCAGAAGAAAAGGGAAGTCGGCGAAGCCGTGCCTTTCGGGCGCATGGGCACAGCCGACGATCTGACTGGAATGGCGGTTTTCCTGGCCTCCAGCGATGCCGATTACATTCTCGCCCAAACCTACAATGTGGATGGCGGACAATGGATGAGCTGA